The Coffea arabica cultivar ET-39 chromosome 2c, Coffea Arabica ET-39 HiFi, whole genome shotgun sequence genome includes the window TGGGACCCAAGTTTAAtgccaccaaaactaaaacccCAAAAGAAAACGAACGACCAAAGTCTATATGTTTCCAGGCAACAATAGCAGAAAGTGCAGCAGACTTCCCCCTGATGGAAGGTATGCATACACAAGGTTCTTATCACCATAAAGGTGTTATAAAACATCTGATTATGACATTGAAATGGAGCTTCCTTTCCATGTACAACTATGCTCACCCTTCGGTTATAATCCCACCCTACCAAACTTCCTCCCAAGAGATACTTTTCACTTCTGGTATATTCAATAATCAACAAAATCCAGTAATCTATGTTCATTAAATTTCATAATGTAATTGAGATGTTAGGAAATAAATTCTACAACATCACTTCTCAAGGATACCTTCATACATCAATAGTAACTAATATGGCAGATAATGTATTTCTAAAATCAGAGCTGACAAGTGCATGGTTcagaattttctattttaaacccattcttcttttgttaatatttatttagaATTCAAACTTGAACCCAGGTCTGGTAGATGCTGAAAACTTGAGATGTCTTTTATTTCAGAGTAAGACTGCCAGTTGACAGTACGTCAAACAGAACAATAAgtttaacattatttttttcGTTGCCAGGTCAAAGCATCAGTACATGACACTTTAATCAATTGCTCATCTTACAGTTCCAAATCAAAACCTTGAAATTAACACAAGGATTGGGAAGAAATGTTAAAAACAAACACTGGGAAATTTTTTGAACATGGAGTTGGTAAATGACAGGATTACCTCCATAGATAATTCTAGTTGAGGCAGCCACTTCAGGGCTTATATTAGCGTGAAGCCATTTCCTCAGTTCAGCATGTACCTATTATTCACCATGATGACAAAAACACACATTGTAAAAAACTGAAAAAGTTAAGCCAACTTTCACATTCCTATAAGAACTGGACATACCAAAATAAGATAAATTTTACATGCAAAATTAACCCCTAAGCAGATTTATTTTTTGGTAATCAGTGAATAAtgcaaagaaggaaaaaagtatAAAAAGACGCCAGTAATGGGTTTATTGAAGAACCAGTTTGGTTCATAGACCTGGATTCTAGGCAACTATTTTGCCACGAAAATTAGTGTAGTACAAGACTAACAATAGATCCACAcaaccaaccccccccccccccccaaaaaaaaaaaggaccttAACCAATTgttcaaatattatccaaaaATTTGGATATCTGATCCCTAAATTCTAAATCCATGATCTCTTTAGTTTCCCATGATGAAATAAGCACACAGGAAACCCAAAGTTCTACTTTTGAAAAATGTTCTCCAAACCCATCTAAGCTGCCCAAAATAGATAGAGACAGCCTATCTGTAAGTCACTTGTGTTATACAGTTTGTCTGTGGGAGACAAACAAAGCTATCCCGAAAAAAGCACAGGCCCTCCCAGGAAAATAAAAACCAACAAATTCATCGAATGAAATTCCAATTCTGACCAAGAATAAGAGCTAGGCTAAAGTAATGTTTTCCTCTCAAGTAAGCAATTTATAGTGCAGAAAGCAAGCAACTAGGTCATTTTAGTTCATCTTTCAAGACATTATCAACCTTGCATACTCACCAACATTTTCACATTAGCAAAAACTTCATCAAGAACATTATATTCGTTAAGCAAAATATTTGGTGTTGTCTTCTACCACCAAGTGACCAAGTAATTCTAGACAATTCCAAGCACCACAAGAAATCAATTACCAAAGTTCTGTATATACAGTTCTTACACCTTGAACATTCACATGTTATCAGCCATATTTTTGGTTGATAATCAGCAATACGGAACTTAGGCAATGAGTAGAGTATGTATAAAATTAGCTAAGGACTTACTTCTTGGGCCTGAGCAGGAGTTGCAACCTTCCCAGTTCCAATAGCCCAAACAGGCTCGTAAGCCACAACCACATTAGTCCAATCTGATACGCGGTCTGCAATGTGGATGGAATTCAAAGCAGTCAGCTAAAAAACTAACGACTGTTGAGGCCAATCTAAAACCTGATAATGACATACGCATAACATATACAAACTAAAAGTAAGTGACCAATGAAAAAGCAAGTGGGCATACTACCAATTAGGTTCTGGACAAATATTATTCTGATACATGAGTACATTAAGAAACAAAAGAGCTCTTCAGAAAACAAGTGCTTTTTATCTCTCGCCTCTCACCTTTGTATGATAGTGTTGTGGGGCATGTCCAAGTGTCTGCTATACTCTAGTAGAGTATGGAAAGTCATTTCCCAGTAAAACATAGAGATGAAACCAAAACAACCAGAAACGTACAATCAAGTAACTGCCATAGTCCTTAACTAGAAATTCATCAGAGATTTATTCATTGAACTCAGATCTCACATAAGTCAAAACACTCAGGTGACAGAAAACTGAGCCCATTAAGGAGGGAATTTTCAAATTAAGTTAAACATAACATCACAAGGACTAGTAATCATATGGTCAAGACATCCGGACTAGTTGTTGGCCAAGAGGTGCTGTAACTTCCCCAAGTATTTGGGGCCAAGCTTATCATGTTCCAGAGCAACAAGTTTCATTAAGACACAAACGCTCTGCAGAAGCGTAGGAAAGTGTGGGACATGAAGCAGACTGCAATAGCAGCCGCACATTTCATACCCGTGTCTCCAAAGAGACTACTGATATCAGTACCTGCAATTGCCTTAGTTTGTGCAGCAACAACTTCCAGAGTTGAACCTGATTCTCTCTGCTCAAGAGTCTCTCCAACACAGGCAATTACCTTCAAACCTCGAGAAAGGGCATATGCAACTTTATCTCCAACAAACTTGAAAGAAAACAGACAGCGATCAAGATAAGTTAATCAGCAAAAGCATCAAGAGTTTGCTTGAAATGAATAGTgaccaaaattgaagcccaTAAACTTGTTACAGAAGTAGAGAAAGGTTACCTCATTTGATTCACCCAATATCAATCTCCTCTCTGAGTGACCAAGAATGACCCATGGAATGTCCAAATTGACAAGCATCTCAGCACTAAATCACAATTATGtgacaaaaaaaagttttcatcATCTGTTATAACCTAAGGTTGAAACTTGATATAACTTTTTAACAAAATGTTAGCGATATCACAGAATGGCAGATAATTTATATTTCAAGAAATAAAACCGAATTGGTATTCATGCAAAACTAGTTGTCACTAAACAAATGCCAAAAGGAGCACTGCAAACTTATAGAGCCAATATTTCCATGTCGGAGTCTCCCATGGCAGAAAGTAACAAGTTTTAAAAAGACCAATAGATTATACCCTGCAGCCAACATCCTAAGACAATAGAAAGATTATCTGCCAAACATACCTAATCTCACCAGTGTAGGCACCCCCTTTCTTAACCCAACAATTTTGGGCAGCAACATGGAAATCCGGTCGCAATGAGCCCTTGGTCAATGGAAGAAACACAAATGGAGGGCTCACAACAACCTCTGCAGCAATAACAAGCTCTCAGGAACATCAGGAAACTTGAAGacaaaaagtaaatgcaaaCTAAAATGCTACCCAAACGAAGCTAGTACCATGATTACTCACCCACGACATCCTGAGACGGAACATCACCAGCATTAAGTGTTGAGATTATTTTCTTCACCTCCTCATTGGTCCCATTCTGCACGAATAATAGAATTTCCTCTCATTATCAACTTTTCTAGCCACACTCGCTAATTAGTACCAACAAAAATCGTTAACTCTGATTAGTTAAACCATACAAAATTTCTTCTAACCGCTTCAATTTGAACTGAAGTGTTTTCCATATCATTGGCTGTGTGAATCAACAATGCCTCTAGCCACACTAGCTATTTAGTGAAATAAAGTCACTCAACTCTAATTAATGAAACCGCATCAATTTTCTGCCAGATCAAATGTACGAGAGCTTAAATCTGAGGTAAAATATTTTCTCCTTTTGCTTTATTTCAAGCAATTAATAATGTCCAAAACAACAACGAGCAACAAGCTTTGAAGTCCAGTCGCTGTTATAAAATCGATGCTCAAGTCACTAGATTACCAAAATTGTCCAGTTACTAATAAAGCAGAATTTTCCAATCACAGTTGTCAAAAATTCAGAATCAGGATCTAGACCGTATCCACTTTGCTAGATCAGCTGAAAATACCACCATGTAAATGTAGAACGATCTCCaaacaaacaaaccaaaaaaatcGATTCGCAAAGCACATAAAAAGAAACAGTACATATGTAGAAATAGCCAATTACGAACAACTGATGAACAAAAAGACTTACGCATTTCCAGTTGCCTCCGACGAAGAACTTTCTACCCATGATGGACGAAGATTGCAAGGATTTCAACTGGATTGTGGTGTAAGGAAGAAAACTGCGGGCGCTCTAATGCTTTTTGGGGTTTTCAGGGGTGATCGAGGATTATATTGCGGggctttgattttttattttaggaaaTTGTGAAAATGTGCGGATCTAAGTGGATTGTGTATCACTGCTGTCGAAATGACTAGTTTGACCTTTCACAGAATATCCACAGATGTTGTATTGCTGGTCCTTGTTAATTGTTCCTCGTTAAGCTTCGGAGCTTGGCAAGGGTAATCTGGTCAACTTGCTTGCTATCTAAATGCATGGTCTGAGAGGTCACACTAACTTCGTAACTGCTCCTCCCTCCCCGTGATTATCGACGTCAGCCTAATTAAAAGTTTTGGGCTTCGTTTTCCATGGATTGGGCCGCTCTAACACCGAGGAGGCTTAGA containing:
- the LOC113730492 gene encoding triosephosphate isomerase, cytosolic; its protein translation is MGRKFFVGGNWKCNGTNEEVKKIISTLNAGDVPSQDVVEVVVSPPFVFLPLTKGSLRPDFHVAAQNCWVKKGGAYTGEISAEMLVNLDIPWVILGHSERRLILGESNEFVGDKVAYALSRGLKVIACVGETLEQRESGSTLEVVAAQTKAIADRVSDWTNVVVAYEPVWAIGTGKVATPAQAQEVHAELRKWLHANISPEVAASTRIIYGGSVNGANCKELAAQPDVDGFLVGGASLKPEFIDIIKSAEVKKSA